Genomic DNA from Marnyiella aurantia:
TATTACACCAACAGGATAGCAGATTTCACTTATTGATTCCTGCACTTTTTGGTTAATTTTTGAAATGATTTCATTGATCATAGCGAAATCATTTTTGAGCGGATTAATTTTTCGGTACGGCATAATTGAGGCTGCGGCAACACCTAAATCAAGATTGATGTGTGCATTGATTCCCAAAAGAATATGCTGCAGGATGAGCAAACGGGGGTTTTTGGCTGCTTCAAAAGCCGCATACCACGAATTACTGCATTTCTGACCATTTTCGTATTGCTCCAGGGCCTCGAAGTATCGGCCGGCGAATGCAATATCCAAATTTACCATACGGTGCCCGTTTTCAAATTTATTCTGCTGAACACCCTTCAGCACGGCCAGTGTCATACTTCTGTACGTGCAGGCAAAATAGCCGTTTGGACTTTTGTTCTTTTGGCATCGGGCAATGATTGCATCCAGTTTTTGGATTACCTGCTCTATTGATGTGAAATTACTCATGACACTAAGTATTATAATGAAAAGTAACGTCCTATTTATGCTCAGATTTTTTTGGCTAAGGATTTTCTTTTGAAATCTTCTTATGGTACTTCAAATGCATGGGCAGTGCCGCAGAGCCGTACCAGGGCAGGATTTCAACATTAAAGATACCAGCCTTAACGGTTGGGTCATTTTGCAGAATCTCCATTGCTTCAGTTTCAGTTTTTACGTCAAGTAGAAATATGCCCCTGTAGTTCAGGCTGTTTTTAGTTGCAAATGGGCCTGCCATCTTCAATTTACCTGTTTTTTCCATTTCGGTCATATTTGAAAAGTGACCTTTAAACAGTTCTTCCCGCTTTTTTTTGTCGGTAATGACCGCATCCTGAGACCCTGTTTTCAGGATTACCAGCATATACGTCCGCATCCCTCTTTCATCAGCACCCAATGAATCTGCCAGCTTCTGATTAAATGTGTCGGCAGAAGTGATTTCCGGGGGTGGGCCACCAGCGATTCCCGGAGATCCGGGTGCGCCGGGTTGTCCGTTCTGACCTTTTGTATAAACGGTGCAGGATGATAGTGAAACTCCTAAAGCGAATGCCAGCAAGACTGTTGTTTTCATAATTATTATCAATTTTTGATTACTGCTTTACTCCCAGGAATTCCTTTGCCAACTGAATCATGTGCGTATCGCCGGTATGTTTCCCGGGTTCATCGGACAATTTAACCGTCGGGATCCAGTCACCGCTGTGGGATTTTACATCTATGAGTTTCATTACGATGTTCATCGGTTTCACACCGGCATCATTGGTCAGGTTGGTGCCAATACCAAACGAGATTCCAATCTTACCTTTACATGCACTGGTTATCTGAGCAACTTTTGCAAGATCAAGCCCATCTGAAAAAATTATATATTTAAACAGGGGGTCTATTCCATGTGCCTTATAATGTGCTATCGTCTTTTCGGCGAATTCAATAGGATCGCCGCTGTCATGCCGTACGCCGTCAAAAAGTTTTGCAAATTTCCTATCGAACTGATTGAAGAAAACCTCAGTGGTATAGGTATCTGAGAGTGCTACACCCAGGTCGCCGCGGTATACATCCACCCAGTGTTCCAGTGAAATGGCGTTGGCCATCTTGAAACCGTACTCGGCAGCATGAAACATAAACCACTCGTGGGCGTGGGTGCCAATAGGCTTAACGCCATATTTCATTGCGAAATGCACATTGGATGACCCGGTGAAACCGCTGTTGCTGTTACGCGTAAGTGCCTCCATCACCAGATCGTGAACTTTGTACGAATGCCGGCGCCGGGTACCGAATTCGGCATACCTGACCTGCAGTGCTTCCAGGCCCTCAACTTTCAGCAGCGCTTTTTGCTGCACTGTTTTATCATCCTCACGCTGCAAATTATTCATTTCATAGTGCAGTTCGGAAATAAGTGCCAGCAGCGGAACCTCCCAGAGGATGGTCCGGTACCATTCGCCTTCCACAGTAACATGCAGATCACTGCCCTGCTGTGATATATGCACCTCAGAAGGATCGTAATGGTAACCGCCAAGGAAATCGAGGTAGGGTAGGTCCAGATAAGGACAGGTAATACGCAAGTATTCTTTTTCGTCCCTGGTTAATTTCAGTTCAGCCATGGCATCCACTGCCTTTCGGAGTTCCGAGTCAAAACCTTCAGGGAAGTGATGTTTGCCACGGTTAATGAAGTGGTAACGTACCTTTTCGTTTGGAAAAAGTTTTACCACCGCATTCTGCATAGTTATTTTATAAAAGTCATTATCAAGAATAGAGCGCAGCCGTACAAAATTCATTTTTCAGTATATATAAACAAATGTAGATATTCCAAAGAAAAATCGCCCTGTAAGAAGGCGATTTTTATCTTTAGTTTGGTTTATATACTATTTTCCGAGGAATGAGTTGTACATCCACACTTCTTTTTCCTGCTCCGTAATATAATCGCTCATCTGCGAATTGGTACCTTCATCTTCTGCTTTGTCCGTCATATCCAGAAGTTCCCGTTGCAAATCTATCAGGATTTTGAAAGATGCCAGGATGTTTTCCACGCATCTGCGGCCATCAGACACTTCCTTGCTTTCTTTAATAGCTGAGACTGTAAGGTAATCTGAGTAATTGTGGTTTGGAGTGGCACCAAGAGTAAGTATCCTTTCGGCAATTTCATCAATCTTCAGCACCAAATTGTCATAAAGTTCTTCAAATTTAGGGTGTAAAGTGAAGAAGTCCCCTCCTTTTATATTCCAGTGTGCACCTCTGGTATTTTGATAAAAAACGGAATAGTTAGCCAACAG
This window encodes:
- a CDS encoding DUF5995 family protein; this translates as MSNFTSIEQVIQKLDAIIARCQKNKSPNGYFACTYRSMTLAVLKGVQQNKFENGHRMVNLDIAFAGRYFEALEQYENGQKCSNSWYAAFEAAKNPRLLILQHILLGINAHINLDLGVAAASIMPYRKINPLKNDFAMINEIISKINQKVQESISEICYPVGVIDQLSNGNDNLLLDFAISKARQTSWATASVLSHASSFIRPPLIRMVDNAAAQIATNIIVSPRTPKQILAKLKECESSDVAGNIDVLSATEV
- a CDS encoding YciI family protein, with amino-acid sequence MKTTVLLAFALGVSLSSCTVYTKGQNGQPGAPGSPGIAGGPPPEITSADTFNQKLADSLGADERGMRTYMLVILKTGSQDAVITDKKKREELFKGHFSNMTEMEKTGKLKMAGPFATKNSLNYRGIFLLDVKTETEAMEILQNDPTVKAGIFNVEILPWYGSAALPMHLKYHKKISKENP
- the pncB gene encoding nicotinate phosphoribosyltransferase, which produces MNFVRLRSILDNDFYKITMQNAVVKLFPNEKVRYHFINRGKHHFPEGFDSELRKAVDAMAELKLTRDEKEYLRITCPYLDLPYLDFLGGYHYDPSEVHISQQGSDLHVTVEGEWYRTILWEVPLLALISELHYEMNNLQREDDKTVQQKALLKVEGLEALQVRYAEFGTRRRHSYKVHDLVMEALTRNSNSGFTGSSNVHFAMKYGVKPIGTHAHEWFMFHAAEYGFKMANAISLEHWVDVYRGDLGVALSDTYTTEVFFNQFDRKFAKLFDGVRHDSGDPIEFAEKTIAHYKAHGIDPLFKYIIFSDGLDLAKVAQITSACKGKIGISFGIGTNLTNDAGVKPMNIVMKLIDVKSHSGDWIPTVKLSDEPGKHTGDTHMIQLAKEFLGVKQ
- a CDS encoding Dps family protein; protein product: MDNPDIIGLEKTDLNPIAEKLNELLANYSVFYQNTRGAHWNIKGGDFFTLHPKFEELYDNLVLKIDEIAERILTLGATPNHNYSDYLTVSAIKESKEVSDGRRCVENILASFKILIDLQRELLDMTDKAEDEGTNSQMSDYITEQEKEVWMYNSFLGK